In Streptomyces alboniger, the following are encoded in one genomic region:
- a CDS encoding NACHT domain-containing protein, translating to MRGPSQFTVVSIFVLTVLVVPLTTNIASTSVPERIRPHLWLAWPIAVAAAGAAAVLEVRRRQEAAAHPRPGSEGEERLRHAAQELARTVHRQWSAEAQTRVLHRPQPLQVSWSSTGRPVTASAAAVLGEGAVGGRPLRLRLRGGIDDVAEKYLRLPQRRLVLLGAPGAGKTVLAILLTLGLLHHRCAHGGPVPVLLSLSSWDPRTERLHAWVIRRLVEDYPALVNVEIFGPQAASRLVTDGHIVPVLDGLDEIPAELHAAAIDALDHTPPGSPLVITCRSQEYEAAVAAGGTVLSAAAVVELEPVGVREITAFLTEGGVAGADRWTPVLAHLRAAPGGPLAQALSSPLMAALARVVYAPPTADPAELLDTARFHDRAAVEGHLLDAFIPSAYIHHPPPPPDVRPSSELRRYPPELARRWLAFLATKMERHATRELAWWQLHWIVPTTVRRVIGTVLELLTGAVAGIGVALGPGLAVGMAAGLAGGFSAGLLAMAPSHPGYVNLQIRGRIRLFGRKLVLGLVVGLTMGAGAAFAFGLAAGLGIDMGGGLESAMKTAGTAGLSVGIAFAAMMWLNTPADTICSPSAQASLRNDRLVSAVRLVVESLSAGLLAGLAARRYGFGLDAGFVWALTAGLGGGFALGVAGRLAGRFQTGLAASTWGWYSLSRIWLALRGQLPWRLMRFLDDAHRRGVLRQAGAVYEFRHARLQDRLADRSTAGADEESGG from the coding sequence GTGAGGGGTCCCTCGCAGTTCACCGTCGTGTCGATCTTCGTGCTGACCGTGTTGGTGGTGCCGTTGACCACCAACATCGCCAGCACCTCCGTGCCGGAGAGGATTCGGCCACACCTGTGGCTGGCCTGGCCCATCGCCGTCGCGGCGGCCGGGGCGGCAGCCGTGTTGGAGGTGCGCCGCCGCCAGGAGGCGGCGGCGCACCCGCGCCCCGGTAGTGAAGGTGAGGAGCGGCTGCGCCACGCGGCGCAGGAACTGGCGCGGACAGTTCACCGCCAGTGGAGTGCCGAGGCACAGACACGCGTACTGCACCGCCCGCAACCGCTACAGGTCAGTTGGTCCTCCACCGGCCGCCCGGTCACCGCGTCCGCGGCCGCGGTCCTCGGTGAGGGCGCGGTGGGCGGGCGGCCGTTACGGCTCCGCCTGCGCGGCGGGATCGACGACGTCGCGGAGAAGTACCTGCGGCTGCCCCAGCGCCGTCTCGTGCTGCTCGGTGCCCCGGGGGCAGGCAAAACGGTGCTGGCCATTCTGCTCACCCTGGGACTGCTGCACCACCGATGCGCCCACGGAGGGCCGGTTCCGGTGCTGTTGTCGCTCTCCTCGTGGGATCCGCGCACCGAGCGGCTGCACGCATGGGTGATCCGTCGCCTCGTCGAGGACTACCCGGCATTGGTGAACGTCGAGATCTTCGGCCCCCAGGCAGCATCGCGCCTGGTCACCGACGGCCATATCGTGCCGGTCCTGGACGGCCTGGACGAGATCCCCGCCGAACTGCACGCCGCGGCGATCGACGCACTGGACCACACCCCGCCCGGCTCCCCCTTGGTGATCACATGCCGCAGTCAGGAGTACGAGGCCGCGGTGGCCGCCGGCGGGACAGTGCTGAGCGCCGCGGCAGTGGTCGAGCTGGAACCGGTCGGCGTGCGCGAGATCACGGCGTTTCTGACCGAGGGCGGCGTCGCGGGCGCGGACCGCTGGACCCCGGTGCTGGCGCACCTGCGCGCGGCTCCCGGCGGGCCGCTGGCCCAGGCACTGTCCTCACCGCTCATGGCAGCCCTGGCCCGTGTCGTCTACGCCCCGCCCACCGCTGATCCCGCCGAGCTGCTCGACACGGCCCGGTTCCACGACCGGGCTGCCGTCGAGGGGCATCTGCTGGACGCGTTCATCCCCTCCGCCTACATCCACCATCCGCCCCCTCCTCCGGATGTCCGGCCGAGCAGCGAGCTACGCCGGTACCCACCGGAACTGGCCCGCCGGTGGCTGGCGTTCCTGGCCACCAAGATGGAACGGCACGCGACCCGCGAACTGGCCTGGTGGCAGCTGCACTGGATCGTCCCCACCACCGTACGTCGAGTGATCGGCACAGTGCTGGAGCTGCTGACGGGGGCGGTCGCCGGGATCGGTGTGGCACTCGGGCCGGGCCTCGCCGTCGGTATGGCAGCCGGCCTCGCGGGGGGCTTCAGCGCGGGCCTGCTGGCCATGGCTCCCTCCCATCCCGGCTATGTCAACCTCCAAATACGCGGCCGAATAAGGCTGTTCGGCAGGAAACTCGTCCTGGGGCTGGTCGTCGGTCTCACGATGGGAGCCGGAGCGGCCTTCGCCTTCGGTCTCGCGGCGGGGCTGGGGATCGACATGGGCGGCGGGCTTGAGTCCGCGATGAAGACCGCCGGCACAGCAGGCCTGAGTGTCGGGATCGCCTTCGCGGCCATGATGTGGCTCAACACCCCGGCCGACACCATCTGCTCCCCCAGTGCCCAAGCCTCTCTGCGCAATGACCGGCTGGTCAGCGCCGTCAGGCTCGTCGTGGAATCCCTCAGCGCGGGGCTACTGGCAGGCCTCGCCGCCCGACGGTACGGCTTCGGCCTCGACGCCGGCTTCGTCTGGGCTCTGACCGCCGGACTCGGCGGCGGTTTCGCCCTGGGCGTGGCCGGGCGACTCGCCGGGCGCTTCCAGACCGGCCTCGCCGCCAGTACGTGGGGTTGGTACTCGCTCAGTCGGATCTGGCTGGCGCTGCGCGGCCAGCTGCCCTGGCGGCTGATGCGCTTCCTCGACGACGCCCATCGGCGCGGCGTTCTGCGCCAGGCCGGAGCGGTGTACGAGTTCCGCCACGCCCGCCTCCAGGACCGGCTGGCTGATCGGAGCACGGCGGGGGCCGATGAGGAGAGCGGCGGATGA
- a CDS encoding site-2 protease family protein encodes MDESGESGRPRSDGAEGTRPGGTAGSSEQPPPAEDTPEKAARPPRDEPDLPAAAGRPKPTGPRPQAPTEPATTTPAPAERERAPYGPGERKKAPVPPKARKGPGGGLLMGRPFGVPVYVAPSWFLVAALITWVFGAQLDRVLPELGGTRYLVSLFFAVAFYASVLVHELAHTVAALRFKLPVRRIQLQFFGGVSEIEKESETPGREFVLAFVGPLLSLVLAGVFYAGMRLVEPGTVPGVLLAGLMISNLIVAAFNLLPGLPLDGGRMLRAVVWKITGKPMSGTVAAAWVGRALAISVLIGLPLLNQSGALGGEAQDIGGMDTVTDALLAAILAAIIWTGAGNSLRMARLREHLPELRARTLTRRAVPVESGTPLSEALRRANDAGARALVVVDPDGDPMAVVREAAIVSVPQHRRPWVTVSGLAQDITEGMRVSAELSGEELLDTLRATPATEYLVVEDSGEIYGVLSAADVERAFVKAMARPS; translated from the coding sequence GTGGACGAGAGCGGCGAGAGCGGCAGGCCGCGGTCCGACGGCGCCGAGGGCACGCGCCCCGGGGGCACGGCCGGCTCCTCCGAGCAGCCTCCGCCCGCGGAGGACACACCCGAGAAGGCGGCGCGCCCTCCGCGGGACGAGCCGGACCTGCCCGCGGCCGCGGGCAGGCCAAAGCCGACAGGCCCCCGCCCTCAGGCCCCCACCGAGCCGGCCACCACCACGCCGGCCCCCGCAGAGCGCGAGCGAGCCCCGTACGGGCCGGGGGAGCGGAAGAAGGCGCCGGTACCGCCCAAGGCCCGCAAGGGCCCCGGGGGCGGCCTCCTCATGGGCAGGCCCTTCGGCGTGCCCGTCTACGTCGCGCCCAGCTGGTTCCTCGTCGCCGCCCTCATCACCTGGGTCTTCGGCGCCCAGCTCGACCGCGTCCTGCCCGAGCTGGGCGGCACCCGCTACCTCGTCTCGCTCTTCTTCGCCGTCGCCTTCTACGCCTCCGTACTGGTCCACGAACTGGCCCACACCGTCGCGGCCCTCCGCTTCAAGCTGCCGGTGCGCCGCATCCAGCTCCAGTTCTTCGGCGGGGTCTCGGAGATCGAGAAGGAGTCCGAGACACCGGGGCGGGAATTCGTCCTCGCCTTCGTCGGCCCGCTCCTGTCGCTCGTGCTCGCCGGTGTCTTCTACGCCGGTATGCGCCTCGTCGAGCCCGGCACCGTCCCCGGCGTCCTGCTCGCGGGACTGATGATCTCCAACCTCATCGTCGCCGCCTTCAACCTCCTGCCGGGCCTGCCCCTGGACGGCGGCCGCATGCTGCGCGCCGTCGTCTGGAAGATCACCGGCAAGCCCATGAGCGGAACCGTCGCCGCCGCCTGGGTGGGCCGCGCCCTCGCCATCTCCGTACTGATCGGACTGCCGCTCCTCAACCAGTCCGGGGCCCTCGGCGGCGAAGCCCAGGACATCGGCGGCATGGACACCGTCACCGACGCCCTGCTCGCCGCCATCCTGGCCGCGATCATCTGGACCGGCGCAGGGAACAGCCTGCGCATGGCCCGCCTGCGCGAACACCTGCCCGAGCTGCGCGCCCGCACCCTGACCCGCCGCGCCGTCCCCGTCGAGTCCGGCACCCCCCTCTCCGAGGCGCTGCGCCGGGCCAACGACGCCGGGGCGCGCGCCCTCGTGGTCGTCGACCCCGACGGCGACCCGATGGCGGTCGTCCGCGAGGCGGCCATCGTCTCCGTGCCCCAGCACCGCCGCCCCTGGGTCACGGTCAGCGGCCTCGCCCAGGACATCACCGAAGGCATGCGGGTCTCCGCGGAACTCTCCGGAGAGGAACTCCTCGACACCCTGCGGGCCACCCCCGCCACGGAGTACCTCGTCGTCGAGGACTCCGGGGAGATCTACGGCGTCCTGTCCGCCGCCGACGTGGAACGCGCCTTCGTCAAGGCGATGGCACGGCCTTCCTGA
- a CDS encoding RecB family exonuclease: METSTEGAAAAVRPASLSPSRAGDFMQCPLLYRFRVIDKLPEKPSEAATRGTLVHAVLERLFDAPASERTAPRAKSLIPGQWDRLRETRPELTELFADDPEGERMARWLSDAEKLVERWFTLEDPTRLEPAERELFVQAELASGLKLRGIIDRVDVAPSGDVRIVDYKTGKAPRPEYAEGALFQMKFYALVVWRLKGVVPRRLQLVYLGSGDVITYDPVVADLERVERKLLALWEAIELATATGEWRPRPTKLCGWCDHQAVCPEFGGTPPPYPLPVRAPGSAEGAQGRMGPG, from the coding sequence ATGGAAACCAGCACCGAAGGTGCCGCGGCGGCCGTGCGCCCGGCATCCCTGTCGCCCTCACGCGCGGGCGACTTCATGCAGTGCCCCTTGCTCTACCGGTTCCGGGTGATCGACAAGCTGCCCGAGAAGCCGAGCGAGGCCGCCACGAGAGGCACGCTGGTGCACGCCGTCCTGGAGCGTCTCTTCGACGCGCCCGCGAGCGAGCGCACGGCGCCGCGCGCCAAGTCGCTCATCCCCGGCCAGTGGGACCGGCTGCGCGAGACCAGGCCGGAGCTGACCGAGCTGTTCGCCGACGACCCGGAGGGCGAGCGCATGGCGCGCTGGCTGTCGGACGCGGAGAAGCTCGTCGAGCGCTGGTTCACCCTGGAGGACCCGACGCGCCTGGAGCCTGCCGAGCGCGAGCTGTTCGTGCAGGCCGAGCTGGCGTCGGGCCTGAAGCTGCGCGGCATCATCGACCGCGTCGACGTCGCCCCTTCGGGGGACGTCCGCATCGTCGACTACAAGACCGGCAAGGCCCCGCGTCCGGAGTACGCGGAGGGCGCGCTGTTCCAGATGAAGTTCTACGCCCTGGTGGTGTGGCGGCTGAAGGGCGTGGTCCCGCGCCGCCTCCAGCTGGTGTATCTGGGCAGCGGTGACGTGATCACGTACGACCCGGTGGTGGCGGACCTGGAGCGGGTGGAGCGCAAGCTGCTCGCGCTCTGGGAGGCGATCGAGCTGGCGACGGCGACGGGCGAGTGGCGGCCCCGGCCGACGAAGCTGTGCGGCTGGTGCGACCACCAGGCGGTATGTCCGGAGTTCGGCGGGACTCCCCCGCCGTATCCGCTTCCGGTGAGGGCGCCCGGGTCCGCCGAGGGTGCGCAGGGCAGAATGGGCCCGGGCTAG
- a CDS encoding response regulator has product MAIRVLLVDDQPLLRTGFRMILEAEQDIAVVGEAGDGLQALDQVRALQPDVVLMDIRMPRMDGVEATRQITGPGRDGPAKVLVLTTFDLDEYVVEALRAGASGFLLKDAPANELVQAIRVVAAGEAMLAPSITRRLLDKYSAHLPSGDEPVPDTLHTLTDREVEVLKLVARGLSNAEIAADLFVSETTVKTHVGHVLTKLGLRDRVQAAVYAYESGLVRPGAQ; this is encoded by the coding sequence GTGGCCATCCGCGTCCTACTGGTCGATGACCAGCCGCTGTTGCGCACCGGGTTCCGGATGATTCTGGAGGCCGAGCAGGACATCGCGGTCGTCGGCGAGGCCGGAGACGGCCTGCAAGCTCTCGATCAGGTGCGGGCGCTCCAGCCCGATGTGGTGCTGATGGACATCCGTATGCCGCGGATGGACGGCGTGGAGGCGACGCGGCAGATCACCGGTCCCGGCCGCGACGGTCCGGCGAAGGTCCTCGTGCTCACCACCTTCGACCTGGACGAGTACGTGGTGGAGGCGCTGCGCGCCGGTGCCAGCGGCTTCCTCCTCAAAGACGCTCCGGCGAACGAGCTGGTGCAGGCGATCCGCGTGGTCGCCGCGGGTGAGGCGATGCTCGCGCCGAGCATCACGCGCCGCCTGCTCGACAAGTACTCCGCGCACCTTCCGTCCGGCGACGAGCCGGTGCCGGACACCCTGCACACCCTCACCGACCGCGAGGTCGAGGTCCTGAAGCTGGTGGCCCGCGGCCTGTCGAACGCGGAGATCGCGGCGGACCTCTTCGTGAGCGAGACGACGGTGAAGACCCACGTCGGCCATGTGCTCACGAAGTTGGGCCTGCGCGACCGCGTGCAGGCCGCCGTGTACGCGTACGAGAGCGGGCTGGTGCGTCCCGGCGCGCAGTAG
- a CDS encoding ABC transporter substrate-binding protein, giving the protein MKCRNQWLALPLTGGLAAALLTGCGSESGGAGETGDAVVVGMSDDVLATDPASGYDPGSWLLFNNVFQSLLSFPKGATEPEPEAAKSCGFTDMEAKVFKCELRDGLKFSNGNALTSKDVKFSFDRMRKIKDDAGPAIMFPMLDSVRTPNAKTVVFRLKYPDATFPSKIASGAGSIVDHREYDMNKLREDGQAVGSGPYKLDSFDKEQADFSVNSSYKGTAKVKNEGVSLKFFNGDQKGLKKALLDNEIDLAYRGLAAADIADIEQDTSEAGKDVDIVEGTSAEVQHLVFNMKDPVAGKLGVRKAIAYLLDRDALVQEVYNDTATPLYSIVPAGIGGHNTAFFDTYGARPQRAKAASALRSAGVDGKVKLTLWSTPSRYGPATNQELNAIAKQLNASGLFDADVKSVEFEQYEKDIEAGKYGVYVKGWVPDYPDPDNFTQPFFGKGNVLGNHFENNEITGKIIPGTATESDRTKTDKQYSELQDIVADQLPILPVWQAKQYAVVRDNVYGLESCLDASTVFRFWEISKG; this is encoded by the coding sequence GTGAAATGTCGTAACCAGTGGCTGGCCCTTCCCCTCACGGGAGGGCTCGCCGCCGCCCTGCTGACCGGCTGCGGATCGGAGTCGGGCGGAGCGGGCGAGACGGGCGACGCGGTCGTGGTGGGGATGTCCGACGACGTCCTCGCCACCGACCCGGCATCCGGCTACGACCCCGGGTCGTGGCTCCTGTTCAACAACGTCTTCCAGTCCCTCCTGAGCTTCCCCAAGGGCGCCACGGAACCCGAGCCGGAGGCCGCCAAGAGCTGCGGCTTCACGGACATGGAGGCCAAGGTCTTCAAGTGCGAGCTGCGTGACGGGCTGAAGTTCAGCAACGGCAACGCCCTCACCTCGAAGGACGTCAAGTTCTCCTTCGACCGCATGCGGAAGATCAAGGACGACGCCGGCCCGGCGATCATGTTCCCGATGCTCGACAGCGTCCGGACCCCGAACGCCAAGACCGTCGTCTTCCGGCTCAAGTACCCCGACGCGACCTTCCCCAGCAAGATCGCCTCGGGCGCGGGTTCGATCGTGGACCACCGCGAGTACGACATGAACAAGCTGCGCGAGGACGGCCAGGCGGTCGGCTCCGGCCCGTACAAGCTCGACTCCTTCGACAAGGAGCAGGCGGACTTCTCCGTCAACTCCTCCTACAAGGGCACGGCCAAGGTCAAGAACGAGGGCGTCTCCCTCAAGTTCTTCAACGGCGACCAGAAGGGCCTGAAGAAGGCGCTCCTGGACAACGAGATCGACCTGGCCTACCGAGGCCTCGCCGCGGCCGACATCGCGGACATCGAGCAGGACACCTCCGAGGCCGGCAAGGACGTCGACATCGTCGAGGGCACCAGCGCCGAGGTCCAGCACCTGGTCTTCAACATGAAGGACCCGGTGGCCGGCAAGCTCGGCGTGCGCAAGGCCATCGCCTATCTCCTCGACCGGGACGCCCTGGTCCAGGAGGTCTACAACGACACGGCGACGCCGCTGTACTCGATCGTCCCGGCGGGCATCGGCGGCCACAACACCGCGTTCTTCGACACCTACGGCGCCCGTCCGCAGCGCGCGAAGGCCGCCTCGGCGCTGCGCTCCGCCGGAGTCGACGGCAAGGTCAAGCTCACGCTCTGGTCGACGCCCTCGCGCTACGGCCCGGCCACCAACCAGGAGCTGAACGCCATCGCCAAGCAGCTCAACGCGTCCGGCCTCTTCGACGCCGACGTGAAGTCCGTGGAGTTCGAGCAGTACGAGAAGGACATCGAGGCCGGCAAGTACGGCGTCTACGTGAAGGGCTGGGTCCCTGACTACCCGGACCCCGACAACTTCACGCAGCCCTTCTTCGGCAAGGGCAACGTCCTCGGCAACCACTTCGAGAACAACGAGATCACCGGGAAGATCATCCCCGGCACGGCGACCGAGAGCGACCGCACCAAGACCGACAAGCAGTACTCCGAACTGCAGGACATCGTGGCCGATCAGCTGCCGATCCTGCCGGTCTGGCAGGCCAAGCAGTACGCGGTCGTCCGCGACAACGTCTACGGCCTCGAATCCTGCCTGGACGCCTCGACCGTCTTCCGCTTCTGGGAGATCAGCAAGGGCTGA
- a CDS encoding ABC transporter substrate-binding protein encodes MNRKTLVLPAVIGLLAPALAACGGSGSGDGDDAIAVGTTDAFAISKEVPAPFDPAYAYDAGSWNLLRQTVQTLMAMPRGGGDPQPEAAESCGFTDTGNERYACTLRKGLTFSDGKPLTAADVKFSIERVRDIKIKDPSGSDGLVANVEEIETQGSRGVVFHLRTPDATFPYKLATPTAGIISKDHYSKNKLRDGFEISGSGPYTAEHEVDGDRLVKTVFTKNPKYKGEFTPHSDKVELRNFADAESMGKALDDGDIDLMTRTMSPEQVEKLDSDKKIDLVEMQGLEIRYLAFNTDAPKVKSKAVRQAMAQVVDRGALASAVYSSTAEPLYSLVPSTITGHANSFFNKYGNPSPAKARSLLNKANITTPVKLTLHYTTDHYGSATKKEFELLRRQLNASGLFDVSIKGTPWSTFRAAERDGEYDVYGMGWFPDFPDADNFLAPFLDKDNFLGSPYVNRDINDQLIPTSRREADRLAASKSIRKIQDIVAEDVPVLPLWQGKQYIAARDDITGVEWALNSSSNLQLWELGRGVSG; translated from the coding sequence ATGAACCGCAAGACTTTGGTGCTGCCGGCCGTCATAGGCCTGCTCGCCCCCGCACTCGCCGCATGCGGCGGGTCGGGCAGCGGCGACGGTGACGACGCGATCGCTGTCGGCACCACGGACGCGTTCGCCATCTCGAAGGAGGTCCCCGCGCCCTTCGATCCGGCGTACGCCTACGACGCCGGATCCTGGAATTTGCTGCGCCAGACCGTACAGACGCTGATGGCCATGCCCCGCGGCGGCGGCGACCCGCAGCCGGAGGCCGCCGAGAGCTGCGGCTTCACCGACACGGGCAACGAGCGCTACGCCTGCACCCTGCGCAAGGGCCTGACGTTCTCCGACGGCAAGCCGCTCACCGCCGCCGACGTGAAGTTCTCCATCGAGCGGGTCCGCGACATCAAGATCAAGGACCCCAGCGGCTCGGACGGTCTCGTCGCGAACGTGGAGGAGATCGAGACCCAGGGCAGCCGAGGCGTCGTCTTCCACCTCAGGACTCCCGACGCCACGTTCCCGTACAAGCTGGCCACCCCCACCGCCGGCATCATCAGCAAGGACCACTACAGCAAGAACAAGCTCCGCGACGGCTTCGAGATCTCCGGATCCGGGCCGTACACCGCCGAGCACGAGGTCGACGGCGACCGCCTGGTCAAGACGGTGTTCACCAAGAACCCCAAGTACAAGGGCGAGTTCACACCGCACAGCGACAAGGTGGAGCTGCGCAACTTCGCGGACGCCGAGTCCATGGGCAAGGCCCTCGACGACGGCGACATCGACCTGATGACGCGCACCATGTCGCCCGAGCAGGTCGAGAAGCTCGACTCGGACAAGAAGATCGACCTGGTCGAGATGCAGGGTCTGGAGATCCGCTACCTCGCCTTCAACACCGACGCCCCGAAGGTCAAGAGCAAGGCCGTCCGCCAGGCCATGGCGCAGGTCGTCGACCGCGGCGCGCTGGCCTCCGCGGTGTACAGCTCCACGGCCGAGCCGCTGTACTCACTGGTGCCCTCCACCATCACGGGCCACGCCAACTCGTTCTTCAACAAGTACGGCAACCCGAGCCCGGCCAAGGCCCGTTCGCTGCTCAACAAGGCGAACATCACCACCCCGGTGAAGCTCACGCTGCACTACACCACCGACCACTACGGCTCGGCCACCAAGAAGGAGTTCGAGCTGCTGCGGAGGCAGCTGAACGCCTCCGGGCTCTTCGACGTCTCGATCAAGGGCACGCCCTGGAGCACGTTCCGCGCGGCCGAGCGCGACGGCGAGTACGACGTGTACGGCATGGGCTGGTTCCCCGACTTCCCCGACGCCGACAACTTCCTCGCGCCCTTCCTCGACAAGGACAACTTCCTCGGCTCGCCGTACGTCAACCGCGACATCAACGACCAGCTGATCCCCACCTCGCGCCGCGAGGCCGACCGGCTGGCCGCGTCCAAGAGCATCCGCAAGATCCAGGACATCGTGGCCGAGGACGTCCCGGTGCTCCCGCTGTGGCAGGGCAAGCAGTACATCGCCGCGCGCGACGACATCACGGGCGTCGAGTGGGCCCTCAACTCCTCGTCGAACCTCCAGCTGTGGGAGCTCGGCCGCGGTGTGAGCGGCTGA
- a CDS encoding HAD family hydrolase encodes MTSTVPALGTRTAEGSALQGVLLDMDGTLVDTEGFWWDAEVEVFARLGHTLDEAWRDVVVGGPMSRSAAFLIDSTGADITVDELTVLLNEGFEDRIGRTLPMMPGAARLLAELTAHGVPMALVSASHRRIIDRVLGSIGAHHFELTVAGDEVARTKPHPDPYLLAAAGLGADPARCAVIEDTATGVAAAEAAGCRVVAVPSVAPIPPTAGRTVVPSLEHVNLPFLQGLMTL; translated from the coding sequence ATGACCAGTACGGTTCCCGCGCTCGGCACCCGGACGGCCGAAGGCTCGGCGCTCCAGGGCGTCCTCCTCGACATGGACGGCACCCTCGTCGACACCGAGGGCTTCTGGTGGGACGCCGAGGTCGAGGTCTTCGCCCGGCTCGGCCACACGCTCGACGAGGCCTGGCGCGATGTCGTGGTCGGCGGCCCCATGTCGCGCAGCGCGGCCTTCCTCATCGACTCGACGGGCGCCGACATCACCGTCGACGAGCTGACCGTGCTGCTCAACGAGGGCTTCGAGGACCGCATCGGCCGCACCCTGCCGATGATGCCGGGCGCCGCGCGCCTGCTCGCCGAACTCACCGCGCACGGCGTCCCGATGGCCCTGGTCTCCGCCTCGCACCGGCGCATCATCGACCGCGTCCTCGGCTCGATCGGCGCCCACCACTTCGAACTGACCGTCGCGGGCGACGAGGTGGCCCGCACCAAGCCCCACCCCGACCCCTACCTCCTGGCGGCCGCGGGACTCGGCGCCGACCCCGCCAGATGCGCCGTCATCGAGGACACCGCGACCGGGGTCGCCGCCGCGGAGGCCGCCGGCTGCCGGGTGGTGGCCGTGCCGTCGGTCGCCCCCATCCCGCCGACAGCGGGACGCACGGTCGTCCCCTCCCTCGAACACGTCAACCTGCCTTTCCTGCAAGGCCTCATGACCCTCTGA